In one Candidatus Peribacter riflensis genomic region, the following are encoded:
- a CDS encoding phenylalanyl-tRNA synthetase subunit alpha, with the protein MTDQKTDWESFDGRLRAAKTAEELAAVEQELFGRKAGAMTLALKGLHEIPADDRKKAAAELNTWKRAFEELIQLRRKELAVPSQESLKTSDRIDVTLELPQRERGHLHLIPEFIRQVEEVFGRMGFDIATGPEVETEEFNFNLLNIPRDHPARDAQDTFWIKTKNPEDRLLLRTQTSPMQIRYMQSHKPPLRVIAPGKVYRKDSDATHSPMFHQFEGLMIGRDVTLANMKAVMITAIRELISPKAEFRFRTGFFPFVEPGLEVDMRWQGDEEDSREGKWLEVVGCGMVHPNVLRNCGIDPKQYQGFAFGFGVERMIMIKHQIPDLRAFFAGDLRFLRQF; encoded by the coding sequence ATGACCGACCAAAAGACCGATTGGGAATCCTTCGACGGACGCCTCCGTGCAGCCAAGACGGCTGAGGAGCTCGCGGCAGTCGAGCAGGAACTGTTCGGACGCAAGGCAGGCGCCATGACCCTTGCCCTCAAAGGCCTGCACGAAATTCCTGCGGATGATCGCAAGAAAGCCGCTGCGGAACTCAATACGTGGAAACGGGCATTCGAGGAGCTCATTCAGCTACGCCGGAAAGAACTGGCAGTCCCGTCGCAGGAATCTTTGAAAACTTCGGATCGCATCGACGTCACGCTGGAATTGCCGCAGCGCGAGCGCGGCCACCTGCACCTGATTCCGGAGTTCATCCGTCAGGTGGAGGAGGTCTTCGGCCGGATGGGTTTCGACATCGCCACCGGCCCGGAGGTCGAAACCGAGGAATTCAATTTCAACCTGCTCAATATCCCGCGTGACCACCCCGCGCGCGACGCGCAGGATACGTTTTGGATCAAGACCAAAAATCCTGAGGACCGCCTGCTCCTCCGCACCCAGACCTCCCCGATGCAGATCCGCTACATGCAGAGCCACAAGCCGCCTCTGCGCGTGATTGCGCCGGGTAAGGTGTACCGCAAAGATTCCGACGCCACGCACTCCCCCATGTTCCACCAGTTCGAGGGACTGATGATCGGCAGAGACGTGACACTGGCAAACATGAAGGCCGTGATGATCACCGCTATCCGTGAGCTGATCTCGCCCAAGGCGGAATTCCGCTTCAGGACGGGCTTCTTTCCCTTCGTCGAACCGGGATTGGAGGTGGACATGCGCTGGCAGGGCGACGAGGAAGACAGCCGCGAGGGCAAGTGGCTGGAGGTGGTGGGCTGCGGCATGGTGCACCCGAATGTGCTGAGGAACTGCGGCATCGATCCGAAACAGTACCAGGGCTTCGCCTTCGGCTTCGGGGTGGAGCGCATGATCATGATCAAACACCAGATCCCCGACTTACGGGCGTTCTTCGCGGGGGACCTGCGATTCCTCAGACAATTTTGA
- a CDS encoding DNA polymerase bacteriophage-type, with product MAGMELTLPLLQEKLKAWKGCPLHETANPVLGEGNPQAEVMFIGEAPGEQEDKLGRPFVGPAGKFLDELLMSIGLKRADVYISNVVKYRPPANRDPTDDEKAQCMPWLKMEMALIKPKVIVPLGRHALGHFFQKLSITAAHGKPQKLTDDVTVFPIYHPAAALHNGNLREALFEDFRALGLFLETTKKNNELGIKNNELGIKNDEKEVILTS from the coding sequence ATGGCGGGGATGGAACTCACCCTCCCGCTCCTGCAGGAGAAACTGAAGGCATGGAAAGGCTGTCCGCTGCACGAAACGGCTAACCCCGTGCTGGGCGAAGGCAATCCGCAGGCGGAGGTCATGTTCATCGGCGAAGCGCCGGGCGAACAGGAAGACAAACTCGGACGCCCGTTCGTGGGACCCGCAGGCAAGTTCCTCGATGAGCTCCTCATGTCGATCGGGCTCAAGCGTGCAGACGTGTACATCAGCAACGTCGTGAAGTACCGCCCCCCCGCGAATCGGGATCCCACCGATGATGAGAAGGCGCAGTGTATGCCGTGGCTCAAGATGGAGATGGCTCTCATCAAACCGAAGGTGATCGTTCCGCTCGGACGCCATGCCCTGGGGCACTTCTTCCAGAAGCTCAGCATCACCGCCGCCCACGGCAAGCCCCAGAAGCTGACCGATGACGTCACGGTCTTCCCCATCTACCACCCCGCCGCTGCGCTGCATAACGGAAATCTGCGAGAGGCACTGTTTGAGGATTTCCGAGCGCTGGGGCTGTTTCTCGAGACAACGAAGAAGAATAATGAATTAGGAATTAAGAATAATGAATTAGGAATTAAGAATGATGAAAAGGAAGTCATTCTTACTTCATAA
- a CDS encoding phosphoribosylaminoimidazole carboxylase catalytic subunit, translated as MLVTLLLGSKSDTEFAQKIVDTLKEFSVPSEIVVASAHKVPEKVAEIIAKLNADPQPQVIITVVGMSNGLGGVAAGSSVHPVLTCPPAQNLEEYQVDLHSSLRMPSDVPVMTVLHPKNAALAAVRILAEGNPELKKKVAERIEKIKAGY; from the coding sequence ATGTTGGTCACCCTCCTCCTCGGCAGCAAATCGGATACCGAATTCGCACAGAAGATCGTAGATACGCTGAAGGAATTCTCTGTTCCGAGTGAGATCGTGGTCGCCTCGGCACACAAGGTGCCCGAGAAGGTGGCGGAAATCATTGCGAAATTGAATGCCGATCCGCAGCCGCAGGTCATCATCACGGTGGTCGGCATGAGCAACGGGCTTGGCGGTGTAGCCGCAGGAAGCTCTGTGCACCCCGTGCTCACCTGCCCGCCCGCCCAGAATCTGGAGGAGTATCAGGTGGATCTGCACAGCAGTCTGCGCATGCCATCGGATGTGCCGGTGATGACCGTGCTGCACCCCAAGAATGCCGCTCTGGCAGCCGTACGGATACTCGCCGAAGGGAACCCGGAGCTTAAGAAAAAGGTGGCCGAGCGCATTGAGAAGATCAAGGCGGGCTATTAG